Within the Syntrophales bacterium genome, the region ACGTGTCCGACCTCGATCCCCCGGGCAAAATGCAGGCTCTTGCCGCACCGCGGGCAGGGGTCTTCGTCGCGGATGGCCCGGAAGTCCGCGAAGGCCTTCACCGTGAAATCCCGGCCCATGTTGACGTTCCGGATGTGGTAATCTTCCTTGTTGGCCCCCATGACGAAATCGGACATCCCGATCAGGGAATAGTCGGCGTAGACGGGACACTTGATGCCCATGGCCCCGACAAAGCCCCGGGGGGCGTTCGCCACCTCGACGATCACTTCTTCCAGGGCCATCTCCAGGGCGTCGCACCCCAGGAAATTCTTCACCTTGATCTCGTTCACTTCGTGGTCGCCCCGGATCAGGACCGCCACGGGCTTGTCGTCGGCGCTGTAGATCAGGGTCTTGACGACCTCCTGCGGGGTCACCTTCAGGAACGCGCAGACCTCCTCGATGGTCCGGACGTCCGGCGTGTGGACCTCCTCGATGGCCTTTGTCGAGACCGCGGGCGCCGCTTCCGGCGGCCGGACGATCTCGGCCTTCTCGAGGTTCGCCGCATAGTTGCAGGATTCGCAGTAGACCATACCGTCCTCCCCCGTGTCGGCGACGACCAGGAACTCGTGGGAGAAGCTCCCGCCGATGCTCCCCGAGTCGGCCTCGACGGGGCGGAACTTCAGGCCGCAGCGGGCAAAGATCCGGTTGTAGGCCTCGAACATCTTCTGGTAGCTGATCTCGGCCGTCTCGCTGTCCACATCGAAACTGTAAGCGTCCTTCATGCCGAATTCCCGGCAGCGCATGACGCCGAAGCGGGGGCGGATCTCGTCCCGGAATTTCGTCTGGATCTGGTAGAGGTTCCTGGGGAGCTGGCGATAGGTCTTGATCTCGTTCCGCACCAGGTCGGTGATGACCTCCTCGTGGGTCGGCCCGAGGCAGCACTCCCGGTCGTGGCGGTCCCGGAAACGGAGAAGCTCCTTGCCGTAATGGACCCAGCGGCCCGACTCCTGCCAGAGCTCCGCCGGCTGGACGGTGGGCATGAAGACCTCCTGGGCCCCGGCTCGGTTCATCTCCTCCCGGACGATCTGCTCGAACTTCCGGATGACACGATATCCGAGGGGAAGATACGTGTAAACGCCGCTCGTGAGCTTGCGGATCATCCCCGACCGGATCATGAGCTGGTGGCTGATCACCTCCGCATCGGACGGGACCTCCCGGACCGTGGGCAGAAACATATCGGAATAACGCATGAATCCTCCTTGCTGGTGAGGTTGTGCTATGTCGTGAATGAATCCGGTCAGGACATCCGGCGACCGGTCATGGCGGCCACTTCCTCCAGCAGCGCCTTCACCAGGTCACCCTCGGCGACCTTCCGGACGGGTTTTCCCTTCTTGAAGAGCATCCCGGCCCGCTTCCCCCCGGCGATGCCGACGTCCGCCCCGGCTGCTTCACCGGGGCCGTTGACGACGCATCCCATGATGGCGATCTTCAGGGGCTCCCGCATGCCGGAAAGCCGGTGCTCCACTTCTTCGACGACGGAGAGCAGGTCGATCTCGCAGCGACCGCAGGTGGGACAGGCAATGATGTCGGGTCCGACGGCCCGGATGTTCAGGGCCCGGAGGATGCCGTAGGCGATGCCGACCTCCGGCACCGGGTCCCCCGTGACGGATACCCGGATCGTGTCGCCGACCCCCTCATACAGGAGGGTTCCGATGCCGGCGGCGGACTTGACGGCGGCGTTGAGCAGCGTTCCCGCCTCGGTGACGCCCAGGTGGAGAGGATAGTCCGTGCGGCGGGAGACCTCCCGGTAGGCCTCGATCATCGTCGGCACGTCGGAGGACTTGAGGGATACCTTGATGGCCGTGAAGCCCAGGTCCTCCAGGAGGCGTATGTTCCGGAGGGCGCTCTCCACCAGGGCCTCCGCAATGGGACCGCCGTACCGCTCCAGCAGGTCCTTTTCCAGGGAGCCCGCGTTGATGCCGACGCGGATGGGGATCCCCCTGTTCGCCGCGACCCGGACAACCTCGGGAAGTTTTTCCCGCTTCATGTTGCCCGGGTTGATCCGGATGGCGTCGGCGCCGTTTTCGATCGATGCCAGGGCAAGACGGTGGTCGAAATGGATATCGGCGATCAGCGGCAGGGAAATCCCCTTCTTGATCTCCCTCAGGGCCAGGGCGGCCTCCTCGTCGGGAACGGCCGCCCGGACAATCTCGCATCCTGCTTCCTCGAGGGCGCGAATCTGCCGGACCGTGGCCTCCACGTTGCGGGTGTCCGTGGAGGTCATGGACTGGACCACCACCGGCGCACCACCGCCGATCTGCACGCCGCCGATCACGACGGGTCGGGTTTGCCTTCTTCTGACGGATCTCTCCAAGGACGGACTCCGGGAATGAAACTGCCTAAATGAAGGAGGGTTTTCTTATAACACGAAGGGGTGCGCCGATCAACCGGCCATTTTTCGCCACCTCGGGAACTTTTCCCTTGACACGTTCTCCCCGGTGCGGTACGGCATCCGCCACAGCGGGAATTTAAAAGGTAAATTGCTCCGCTATACAAATGTGCTAAAGCGCCGAACCGATCCGACCGTTTCAGCCCGCGCTTCGGCGCGGGCTTTTTTCGTGGCCGGCAAAAAGCCTTCGGGCTCATTGGTTTGGGAAAAAGGGAACCTGTCACTAGAAAGGAAAGAAAGCATGCAGATTTCATCGGAGAGCATCAAGGTTGGACACCCCGACATCGTGGCGGACATCATCGCCGCACACATCATTGCGGAGATCATGGACGCGGAGAAAGAACGCAAGAAGATGGACATCAACACCATGCCCCACTGCGGCGTCGAGGTCTTTCTCGGCAAAGGGCTTTGCGTCGTCGGGGGCGAGGTCAGCACCCGGGTCTACATCGACATCGACAAGGTGGTCCGGAAGACCGTCCTCGGCCTAGGATACAACGATGCCGCCGTCGGCCTGAACGGGAATTCCATGGGGATCCTGAACGCCATCATCCCCCAGTCCCCCAACATCAACATCGGCACACGAGGCGATCTCGGCAAGCACAAGGAGATCGGTGCCGGCGATCAGGGCATCATGTACGGCTTCGCCTGCGACGAGACACCGGAGCTGCTTCCCCTTCCCTATGTCCTGGTGAGCCGGATGATGCGGACCTTCGAGGCGCTGAAAGATCCCATTTTCGCCCCCGACGGAAAGGGGCAGGTCTCCGTGGAATACGACGACAAAACGGGAAAGCCGAAGCGGCTCGCCAAGGTCCTGATGTCCAACGCCATCGATTACCGTTTCGTGAAGGGGAAGAAATCGGCCGTGGAGGCCAGGGCAAAAAAGATCGCCTTCGACTGCCTCGCTGACTGGGTGGACAAGAAGACGGAGTTCCTCTGCAATCCCACGGGAGAGTGGGAGGCCGTCAATTCGTGCAGCGCCGCCGATTCGGGCGTGACGGGCCGCAAGCTCGTGGTCCAGTTCTACGGCGGCTATCCGGGGGCACAGCTGGGAGGCGGCTCCGTGGTGAACAAGTCGCCGGAGAAGGTGGACTGCTCCGCCGCCTTCGGCGCCCGCTACGTAGCCAAGAACATCGTCGCCGCCGGCCTGGCCGCCAAGTGCTCCGTCCAGCTCGCCTACGCCATCGGCATCGCGAAGCCCTTCTCGATCTATATCGACACCTTCGGGACCGGAAAGGTTCCGAGCAAGAAGCTCGAAAAGATCGTTGCGGACAACTTCGACCTGACGCCCGCCGGAATGATCGAGCGGTTCGACCTCCTGAGCGGGAGCGTCTAC harbors:
- the metK gene encoding methionine adenosyltransferase, whose protein sequence is MQISSESIKVGHPDIVADIIAAHIIAEIMDAEKERKKMDINTMPHCGVEVFLGKGLCVVGGEVSTRVYIDIDKVVRKTVLGLGYNDAAVGLNGNSMGILNAIIPQSPNINIGTRGDLGKHKEIGAGDQGIMYGFACDETPELLPLPYVLVSRMMRTFEALKDPIFAPDGKGQVSVEYDDKTGKPKRLAKVLMSNAIDYRFVKGKKSAVEARAKKIAFDCLADWVDKKTEFLCNPTGEWEAVNSCSAADSGVTGRKLVVQFYGGYPGAQLGGGSVVNKSPEKVDCSAAFGARYVAKNIVAAGLAAKCSVQLAYAIGIAKPFSIYIDTFGTGKVPSKKLEKIVADNFDLTPAGMIERFDLLSGSVYRKIPVTLFMDNYRWEKTDLAKKLKKDAGI
- a CDS encoding proline--tRNA ligase, with translation MRYSDMFLPTVREVPSDAEVISHQLMIRSGMIRKLTSGVYTYLPLGYRVIRKFEQIVREEMNRAGAQEVFMPTVQPAELWQESGRWVHYGKELLRFRDRHDRECCLGPTHEEVITDLVRNEIKTYRQLPRNLYQIQTKFRDEIRPRFGVMRCREFGMKDAYSFDVDSETAEISYQKMFEAYNRIFARCGLKFRPVEADSGSIGGSFSHEFLVVADTGEDGMVYCESCNYAANLEKAEIVRPPEAAPAVSTKAIEEVHTPDVRTIEEVCAFLKVTPQEVVKTLIYSADDKPVAVLIRGDHEVNEIKVKNFLGCDALEMALEEVIVEVANAPRGFVGAMGIKCPVYADYSLIGMSDFVMGANKEDYHIRNVNMGRDFTVKAFADFRAIRDEDPCPRCGKSLHFARGIEVGHVFKLGLKYSKAMRAVYLDRNGREQFMVMGCYGIGIGRTVAATIEQNNDAAGIVWPMPLAPYQVIVTPTNVNDGALAEAAERLYKSWTDRGIEAVLDDRDERAGVKFMDADLIGIPLRVTVGPKRLAEGKVEVRFRRTGEVHVLSIDEAVEFVVRTVHEEMKAPE
- the ispG gene encoding flavodoxin-dependent (E)-4-hydroxy-3-methylbut-2-enyl-diphosphate synthase, yielding MERSVRRRQTRPVVIGGVQIGGGAPVVVQSMTSTDTRNVEATVRQIRALEEAGCEIVRAAVPDEEAALALREIKKGISLPLIADIHFDHRLALASIENGADAIRINPGNMKREKLPEVVRVAANRGIPIRVGINAGSLEKDLLERYGGPIAEALVESALRNIRLLEDLGFTAIKVSLKSSDVPTMIEAYREVSRRTDYPLHLGVTEAGTLLNAAVKSAAGIGTLLYEGVGDTIRVSVTGDPVPEVGIAYGILRALNIRAVGPDIIACPTCGRCEIDLLSVVEEVEHRLSGMREPLKIAIMGCVVNGPGEAAGADVGIAGGKRAGMLFKKGKPVRKVAEGDLVKALLEEVAAMTGRRMS